Proteins co-encoded in one Quercus robur chromosome 8, dhQueRobu3.1, whole genome shotgun sequence genomic window:
- the LOC126696545 gene encoding uncharacterized protein LOC126696545, whose translation MDDYNGTHESGYYMKLLMDEDYRNYCDDHDGGDLNDSNYNNADNNNDGDNNDDDDGESSDSDDDSHSDSDDDDSNNDSDEEFYQLVVVTCEAVVTYFNKYINKTPCYDSEQTGWAWVRRCMEGNEKLCYNMFRMKKEVFYNLCQVLRHDYGLQHSRNIRLEESVAIYLLILGHGTCN comes from the coding sequence ATGGATGATTATAATGGTACTCATGAGAGTGGCTATTATATGAAACTATTAATGGATGAGGATTACAGAAATTACTGTGATGATCATGATGGTGGTGACTTGAATGATAGCAATTATAACAATGCTGACAATAATAATGATGGTgataacaatgatgatgatgatggtgagagtAGTGACAGTGACGATGATAGTCACAGtgattctgatgatgatgatagtaaCAATGATTCTGATGAGGAATTTTACCAACTTGTGGTAGTTACATGTGAAGCAGTTGTGACATATTTCAATAAGTACATTAATAAGACTCCTTGTTATGATTCTGAACAAACAGGGTGGGCTTGGGTGAGACGTTGTATGGAAGGTAATGAGAAATTGTGTTACAACATGTTTAGAATGAAAAAGGAGGTGTTTTATAATTTGTGTCAAGTTTTACGACATGACTATGGACTTCAACATTCAAGGAATATAAGGTTAGAAGAGTCAGTGGCAATCTATTTACTGATACTTGGTCATGGAACATGTAATTGA